Sequence from the Phragmites australis chromosome 11, lpPhrAust1.1, whole genome shotgun sequence genome:
GCCGGCGAGAGGGGCGCCCAGCTGTCCGGCGGGCAGAAGCAGCGGGTGGCCATAGCGAGGGCCGTCCTGAGGGACCCGAGGATCCTGCTGCTCGACGAGGCAACGAGCGCACTGGACGCCGAGTCGGAGCGCGCCGTCCAGGAGGCGCTTGACCGGGCGGTGGTTGGCAGGACGACCGTCGTGGTGGCGCACCGGCTGTCGACGATCAGGGGGGCCGACGTGATCGCCGTGCTGAAGAACGGTCAGGTTGTCGCCCAGGGGAGGCACGAGCAGCTGATGGCGTCAAAGGACGGCGTCTACGCTCCGCTGGTGGAGCTCCGCATGAGGTCGGAGCGTGGCGGAGTCTCCTCGTCAGGGTGAGCATCCTAGATGAAACTGTGCGTAGGGCCCACCTATCAGCCACCGCCTTTAAATCTCTCGCAAAGGCTTTTGTCCATACTTCATAAGCATAGGTGCTTACATTACATAATACGTGTGTTTAGCTTTGTACAGGAACGCTGTACAATTTTGTGCATAGGATAGAACGTATCGTGTAAAATACCGAGCACTTAAATATTACCTTCGTCAGATCGTTTTTTATAGGTATCATGAGATTATCATCCGTTggtttgaaaattttggtttttATAAAAGAGATTGTCATCCGTGAATTCGTACCACAGATCGTCATGCAGTCCTGAATCCCGGCCGAATACAAGGCCAACCGgtcttttcccctctctcttccttcCCCTTCCCAGGCTGTAGCAGCCAGCCCACCTCCTCTCTTGCTCGTGGGCCGCGTCCCCGGCCTGTCCCCGATTTTTttattacaaaaataaaaaaattataaaaataaacgtcagtttgaaaaaaaatatagaactaGCATACTGTCGCTTTTTCAGCGAATGACAGAAACATGTTGCACTTTCATCGGACAATATGTTTAAAAACTAAATAGTTTGCACTTCCAATAGGtgacatattaaaaaaaatataaaatacagTATtacaatgctctcaaaattcaaaacactatcaaaatgataataaaaaattctaaaaaaattatggtgtataggatgctataatctagccctaaaaaatttaaatcaaataattacttgtatagtaagaaaaaaaaagacaaattttattgtacagTTTGTACAAtaaaacttttcttttttatttctcattgtacaaatcatatttttttctatttttttatagagctagatcatagtataTTTTATACCACTCAAATTTTTATAgctattttgatagtattttgaattttaagagcaataaaatgaaatattttttaaacctgTCCTCGTTCAATGGAAGGGTGACCCAAATGGACgtctgttttttattttttatttttaaaatataaaaataaaaagcttgCCTGTCCCTATGCCTTATCTACTCTCCAACATATGTGACTGTTAAGGTACATTGTACAGTGTTTCCACTCGTGTGTCTAATATTTTGCACAGAGGAAATTCTCGGGCGCCCGCGCGGTACTCGACGAGATGCTCAGCAGGGGCGTGCGGCCGACGGTGGTGACGTTCAACACGCTGGTGGGCTCGGCGTGCCGGGAAGGGGAGCTGGCCGCGGCGGAGCGCCGGGGCATCGTGCCAAACGCCGTCACGTACGCCCTGTTAATGCAGGGCCTTTGCGACGCCGGACGTTACGACGACGCCAAGAAGCTGATGTTCGACATGGAGTACAGGGGCTGCCAGCCCGAGGAGGCCAACTACGGCGAGCTGATGAGCGCGTGCGCGGGGATCCCGACGGCGTCAGGGGGCTGCTCGCCGACATGCGTAAGAGAAAGCTGAAGCCCGACGACCCGAGCTACAACGTCCTGATCAAGTGCCTGTGCGACGGCGGCAGGGTCGACGAGGCGCACAGGGCGCTGGTCGAGATGCAGCACAAGGACGGCACCGCGCGAAGCGCGGCCACGTACcgcgtcctcgtcgacgggtgCTGCGACGCTGGCGACTTCGGGCTGGGTTTGCGAGTCTTCAACGCGACGCTGGCGAGCGGCCATGGCCCTCTAGCACGCACGCTCCGGCGACCGGTGGATGGCGAAGAGGGAGATGCGGTTGGATGCAGAAGGGTGGCAGCCTGTTGCTGCATGTgtttgcagcagcagcagtgcaAGTGACATGAAGCTTCTCAGTGACTTGGCGTTGTCATCTTGATACTCAGCTCGAGTGACAACATTCTGCCGTGGAATTTGTTGTCAGGAGGCAGCTGTTACATGTATCAAaatttctttccttcttctgCCAATGCTGTTTGTTTCACACTAGTATTTAGCTGTCTTGGGCCCAAAACATCCATTTCTTGCACAACGAGGAGTAAATCATGTAACCTGTTTGATGCACCTTTTTATCTTTCAGCCTCAAAGGCCGAGGAAAAAAACTAGTTATTATAGTGGAAACTTATATGTGTCAGCAAGCATAGATCCTAACCAATTTTCAAATAACCCCACATTACTTCTAGTTTTGGCCCTTAGGGAACCAAGTGGCACTTCCCTACAAGTTTAAGAAGCTGCTGAACAGTTTACTTTAAAGTGTAACCAGCAAAGATTGGTGCGATTGCAATTGATTCAAGAAAAGATATTTTCATGCATAATGATGTACATGAGAGATTTTTTAAAAGGGTTCATTATATCAAATCAGTAGAAATCGTGTACAAGGCAAATGGCCACTATTTCTTATACAGATCTTCCCATGAAATATGCAACAGCACAACCAACAAGTGCTCCAGCAAATACCTGCAGCAAGACAATAAAATGAGCTACGAATATAAAGTACATGAAACGCAGAAACAGATATAGATGATGCATTACTGACAATCAATAATAATTTCAAGACACATATACCTCATGGCTGCCATGGACCACGAAGCCAAAGTTTTGTTTTTTAGGTCAGCATGAAGTATTCCAAATTAGCTTATGGGATATGGTAAAGCGGCGAAACAGTTAAGGAGACACATTTGATATAAGTGGGATGAAATTTTCATCATTAGATATTCAAAGGCAACAACGTAAATAGAAAATGACTCCAAAATACAGTTAGCTGATTCCTTCAGGTTTCTTTTCACGATAAGAATAAACTCAAGTAACATCTTTACTGTGCAGAGATTAAGGAATAGAATATATGTAACAGTGCTACCTGAAGTGGGCTGTTTCCAAGAGGTTCCCGTAGTGGCCTAAAGGTCGAAATAATTGGATGTTCTGGTGGGAAATCACAAACTATTTGATTTAATAACTGCAAAAATAGTTACTAGACTGCATTAGAAGATAGACATCAATAGATCAGTGGCAATGAAGTTTAAAAAAAGCGAACAATGCCTGATGCTTGCAATATGCATAGAAATCCACAAGCTTACCGCAGCTTGGCGACCTGTGTGCCATCTAACTCCTGATGCATCATACATTACCTAGAATAAGAAATGTAATATTAGGAACACATTctcaaaacaaaagaagatgaTGACAAGATCTAACACTTATAGACGAGCACTGAGGTAGTCAGGTGAATAAGCTCACAATGAAATCCAACTTTTATAACACTTTTCATAAAGTAGGAGAATGTATTAGTGGATGCTAGCTCACAATGAAATCCAACTTTTATAACACTTTTCATAAAGTAGGAGAATGTATTAGTGGATGCTAGCATGTGAAGTCTATGCGTGGTTTCAAGAGTGAGTGATGGCACCTGTGGACATAAGCTGTCAACTACTATGTCAACTACTAAGCTTCCAAATGCAGAAGCAATAATCTATGTAGTATAAAGAACTTTGTAGAATCGACAAATGAACAGCTTTGGAATATAAGGCGATTGCATTACAGTAACACAATGCATATTGGCCACCATGGCAGTCAACTGCATTAAGGATGTCCAcacttataaaaaaattcagtagCAAAATGTCCACATTGCTGCCTCAAGTTAATAGACCAGACAAATATTTCACACACTTGTCTTAAAACGAAAACCCACGCCCATCCACAGCAAGGCAAGAACTGATCAAATATTCGTTGAACTGGTACGAAACCCTACTTTTAGAAGCAACTAATGATAAAGAAAAACTACTGTTGTTAATAGGAAATTAGATGCCAATATCTACAGTTTTAAAAAGGAATGTTCTCAGGGTTGCGATATCTATTTACTTGAAAACAAGAAATGCATGGGACCTGATTAATTTAGGTACATACAACAGCAGCAAAAACCAATGCAAGGGCAAACGCCGAACTATGCGCGCCTTCTTGTTGACCAACTGCCACGGCCAAACTCCCCACAGTTGCAGAAAGAGATGACATGACTCCAGCTGAACTAAGAAACTTTCTTGCATCCCATCTCTTCTCTTTTAACCTGCATGTCTAGGAAGAACAAATTATGGGTTAATGGAGAAGCACTGCAAACTCACTTAAAAGCGCAATAATTCTTTTAACACGAAATAGTTAGTCTAATTTGAGGGATcagttggagatgctcttagagAAAATTGGATTATACTCTTTCCACCTTCAGAATACACACTAAACTCATATATAGGGAGCTCTCTATCCATATACATGTTAAAAGAATGTATATGGGTTTAGTGTGTATTCTAACCCgtgaaaaattcactaatattcttcttatgtgatggactaatttttaaaattatttttagtcctTAAATCTCGCTCACTAAATTCCACAGGTTGCTAGAAGACCACTGTTTTGAACAGAGAAGATGGAAAGGAAATTGAATCTGATGAGTACTATTCACACGGGCCCCACAAGTCATCGTCTCGTATTGAAGTAGTGAACTGAGATGCGAGCCTCTCCCGCTCGCTGGATGTGGCAAGTGAAGGCAGGCAGATAGCGAGCGCCAAAGTAGTGAGGCCCGGTTGGAGAGCCGTTTTTTCTTCCGCTCGGTACATTGACGATAGCGAGCGAACTAACGAGCCagttggagttgctctaaggTCAACTACAATTTAAATTCATGCTGAGAGGTCAGAGCGACATAAGAAGTCCCCTGTGCAATATGTCAGTCTTACTCGAATGTCACTTTTTACTTGGATTTACAAAGCCACATAATGGCATATCAAACAACATCAAGTTACTGAGTTGCAATAAAAATGGCATATCAACTGGTTGCCTTGGCTCATAGCCTTCTCCACACCCTTCCTACCCAAGTCGGAGTTCATCTCCAGCATGGCCTAAGGTAAGCAAAGTGCATTCGTTCCTTCCACAACACCCTAGAGGACACCCTATTttgcagaaaaaaaattcaactttttTGCTAATCAACCAAACCCGATCGCAACAACCACTTAATGCGCGTACCGACACCGAGGCACAGGGCCAATCGCATCGGAGTCAACTCCCCGCGCGTGGGATTTAGATCTAAGAGGGAGAAGGGGGGAAGCGCGCACcagatggagaggaggttgatgacgttggcgacggcgaaggcgagaagggcgacggcgagggggaagttgccgcccccgccgatggCGCCGGGGCCGCCCGCTCCGGCCAGGTCCGCCGCCGAGGAGGGGGTGGACGGGGCCGCCCCGGCGCCCCGCGCCGCGGTCAACATCTCGCTGCCCCTCATGGCGCTGGCTTCCTCACTGGCTCCTCCGTGCCTCGTCTCGTCCGTCGCTTGGGTCGGGGCTCGGGGTTGGTGGCGTCCCCGCGTGTGGGGGCTTCCGGTTGCTGTTGGTAGGGCTGTCAACAGCCGAGTTCAATGAGCTCGTCGCCGAAGTTTGAGATAGATTGAAACTGAGTCAAGTTTGAGCCTAAAATTAGATTTAAGTTTGACTTATTATAGTCTCGAGCCGAGCTTAAATTAGTTCAAATCAAATTTATAATGAGTTAAGTTAGAATAGTTTGCGAGTCTCGAGTTTTTTTTACGATCTAGGATGGGGCTTACGGCCGAGTCAAATAAGTTGGTTGTATTTGGGTGGGACCCTCCTTTGATAAAACATTCTCTTTGGCTTAACATGTCAGGGGCTCAGGCCTAAATTGTCTCAACAGTAGACAGCTAGGGGCTAAAATCTAGGGTATTAAAATTTTGACCAAAAGCTTTTCATGTTTGTCTCCACGTGAATCCACGAATCTTCCTAAAGACGACACACTTTTCTTCTTCgtaattaatataattttcttcttaattaatataataaatagatattatgccggttcgtaaaaaaaaaaaagacggcACCCTTGTCTATACTCGTTCTCTCTTCTTCACCTGAGATTTTTGCTGATGTGGTGAGCCTTGGAGACAGCTGAGCGGGGCCACTCACCACCGGCCCCAGAAACTGCCTAGCCTGTGCCGACATTGACAGGATTCCAtcgcttcttttttctttccagAGGCATTGTTTTCTATCTGTGCAGAAACGGCAAATGGCTATAAATAATCTTCAGTTTTGCGTGTCGCGATAGGCAAGTACCCTTCAACCAAAAGAGTAGAACAGAAGCGATCATACTTTCATAGAACACGTAGCAAAGCACATCTGAATTGAACACCCCAAATGGCATGGACTCCCAACAGAATCTTACTAGAGCTCAACGAGAGCCCGTGCATCACATCGCATGGACTAAAACGAACAATACACGTTCTACTAATTTGGGTGCACATTTTAGCTAACTGCAGCACAACAAATCCAGAAGCATGGCCACAACAACACAACAGCACCCAGTTTTATTCTGAAGACCCTCTGCGTCCAGGTTCAATCACTGATCCAGAAGCAGAGACACAACAACACAGCAGCATCCACTCTTATTCTGAAGGTCCTCTGCGTCCAGGTTCAATCACTTGGTCGCGATGAACAGCCCCCACCTCTGCTCACCCACAGAGCTCCGTTTCAGCTTCGCGTTCCAGCCGTTCACAATGTCGTCATAATCCTCCTGTGAATAGATGGAAATGAAATAAATTAGAGGTGCTCCAAAGAAGCAGAAGCGCAAATCAGGCTCCAGGGATGGCATTGCACGGATGAATGAATTAATAAGCTCATCGCTGTATCACCTGGGTGAAGTCTGCCGAGAAAGCGTCTTTGTTCTTCTCAAATTCAGCTAGCTCCCTTCGCAGAACACTCAGGAACTGAAACATAGCATATCAAAGTGAGTAAAATCTTGATTGAACTACATTTGTTAAGTATTATGTGGACACCCATGCGGCATAGTGGTAAAGCACAAGGTTTAGGTCATGTATCAAGTCTTCCCTCTACTTAGAAATCAAAGATATTTTtgtgaaaacaaaaatcaaagatTTAGTTCTATGTATTATCATCTTTTACAAGCATTATAGAAGAAAAGCATACGGAAATTCTCAACAACAAGAGGAGATTCAGAGAGGGAGATAACCTGTTCAGTGCGATCTTCGGCAATGACATCATGAAAACCAGCATTCTCGAGCATCTGGGTTGTCATGTAAGCAGTCATTAGAAGAATTCGCCCTTCTGATCCAAATCTACCAAAGCAACTAGAGTGGCTAATATGGTCTGGAACAGTAGAAACAAACCTGTCCATAAGCCTTCACATCGTGAAGGTCATAACCTCTCTGCTTAATGTATGCAGCAAATTCTTCTGACGGTTTCCCAGGGTTCTTACAGTAATCACTGATTAGGACTTTGCCCCCGGGTTTTAGCCATTTGAAGAACCTTCTGAATAAAGCAGGTTTGTCCTATAAAAGCAAGTGTAGTATTTGTCAGGAATGTGGCTATTGATGCTAACTTTGATATGCAGATGTTATGAACAATCTAAAGGTCAGCATCTCAAATATTTTTCCCGGATCCAACTTGGAGTacaattataaattagatcgaGTCTAATATGAGTTGCGTAagttaaattattttcatctaaACATGCATTTCCTCATATTCCATGATCTAACTGTGCTAGCTAAAAGGTTACTGGTAGTATGATTATGCAAATAAGTAATACATATAAAGGACAACATTAAATTCTAAGAATGAAACATACTTGTATGTGAAGGATGGTGTCACGGCTGTAGATGACGTCAAAACTATCTTCTGGATAATCCTTTGTGGTGCAATCAGCAACTTCAAACTCAACCGAGCACTTGCGTCCAATGGCACGTTCAATTGCAAATGAAACCATGTTAATGgaaagatcaataccaagaacATGGGCATCATAATTTTCAGCCATATAAAAGTCGCCTCCTCCGATTCCACATCCGACGTCAAGTACTTTCTGCCCAGGTTTAAGATTTAACCTACCCACAAATTCATTTGTAGTCTCTGTTTATGAAAGAAGCATGTTGAGTGATCTAATTAGAGTAAATGATTGAAAATTAATAGTAAGGTGAGGAAATTGGTGGACTCACCGATTCCACCAGTGCTCACAAAACCTTCACCGAAGATACGTTCATAACGTAATATTCCACTTGTTTTGTACTGCACATTGTCCAAGAATCTCTGGAATCCTCTGTCTTCTGTTGATTTTACCTTTTCCCATAACCAGCATAGCTGTTGACGTTATGTACTTTTGTCAGTCAGTAATTTCGATTTAACAGTATTATTGCAAGAGTTAACAAGTGCATTCAAGAACGGGAAAGTACctggttttgatttttcttgtttttcacATAAGCCCTGATACACTTACAAGTCACTGGAGAAAGTTCGAAAGAATCTCCATCTTGATCATAGGAATGACACTCTTTAAATACCTGTGCATATAAAGAAGTTAGCTACCGGAATACAGTGAAATAGTATGCATTAAGATGAGGccatcacaaaaaaaaaaggtgcccTCATTTTTTCTGTGATAATGCTAAATGTAATTGTTTATTCAGAGCTAGAGATGCAACACACACAGCTGGTGAAATAGATTTTAGTCAATGAGACAGGACTAACAGATAATACTGCAAGGTGCATAGTAGACAGCATTCCACTCTCGAAGTTGAAGACAAACTGGAATGAAAGGACTTGTAAGATTACCTTAGTATAAAACCTTGGTTCTCGATAGTGTGTTGGGTTCACTTTCCTTTTGTTATCTCCAGATTGGTGAAAACATGATTCCCTAAAGAATATATGGCCACCAACCTTTAACCATTTTACCATCTTTCCTACTAGCTTCTCAACCTACGGCATACGAGATAGGAATCATATGAGTTAGAGTAAAACAGAAAGTGATGCATACTATTTAGACCCTTTTTTATGGACGTCATTTATTGAAGTGTCCTCAACTGAAAAATTGGAGAGATTACTGTACATACCAGATTTCCTTCTTCTACAAAGAGAAACTGAGCACAGATATCAGCATTCATAAATATTGACTGATCTTACCTCCTCATCCGAAAGGTACATCAACAGCCAGTTTGAAAATATCAGATCAATGGAATTATTTTCAATCTTCAGATCCGGAGATGTTACATCAGCACACATAAAGGTTATGTTCTTGTTATGCCCATTTATGCTTTCATTCTACAAGAGAGAACGGAGTGAAAACTCTTGGAACTAGGCATAGATTAATTTACAGACGTCAGTTGCCATACATGAAAATTTTAAACAAGAAAACCAACCTTCTTGATCACATTTTCAATGAAATCTAGTGCTAGGACATGCTCAGCTTCCTTTGCCAGTTCTCCAGTAAAGCGTCCTATCCCAGCACCAAGCTCCAGTACCGATTTCCCTTTATAAGATGGAAGTAAAGATAGGACCTGCAGATCAATAGTAAGAATTAGCCCTATGTGACAATTACCCAGTTTTCCTTTTTACCAAGCCAGATCTAGGCAAACAATGGTGGTTGAAAAAGATGAGCAGGAACAATATGATTATTATGATAATATGCAGTCACAGCGAAAGCAAGCTCAAGTGACCATTAGAGAGCTACATGACTAGAGAATCATGACAGTAAACAAAATAAGGTGGTAGTTAGAGCCTGAGAGGACTAGATGTGGGGAAGGTGGATACAGCTAGAAATTTTGAGCGTGTAGTAGGCCCCTTGCTTTCACTGGTTGCAAAATATAATACTACAACCACAAAACCTCCAGGCGATTAATATTTAATAAGATATGTTGTCTAGTTTACTGCCCATTTCTGTTGAGCTCAGTTGTTGCAAGAAAAGAAATGGCTCTATGCCTCTATATTAGCAACCAAATTGACCCCCAACACAAGTTCTCCTATCAATGCAAAAACCAGCAAACTTTCTGTTATTAGATCGTTCGGCACCATACTGGAATTTGCACAGACAACTGACCAGAAGCATTCCACTACCATTGGCTAGCTGCCAGCTCTTGGGAAGTTATGATTTGAAGCAGTGATCCACTGATCTCCGGCTATAATTGGCCTGGAGCAGAAACCAAATCACACACCCAAAAAGGCAAGCGTCAGCATCAGCCTTTCTGCCTCAGCTCTACAACTTTATTTTTTGGGTCATGTTTTCACTGATGAATCGCCGACCTGCCTATCCTGAAACGAATTACGTCCAGTTACGTCTCTCTCGGACAGTTGCTATCAACTTTTTTCAGGGGCAAAAGGCCATGACGGTGCACCAGCGACCAATCATTTCTCTGTATCCAGTGTATCGCAAGATTCATAGTATCAAGAGCACCAACAACGTCCAACGGCAACTGGAACTACGAAATGATATGAGATAGGGGAGGGGATCATGCAcgcgatggatggatggatggctCATCACCTCGGGGCGCTCCTCCTTGTCGAGATCGGTGGCGCGGGAGTCGAGCATCATGGCATCGACGGTGAGGTCCTTGGAGTGCTCCTCCCAGTAGCTCTTCTGAACCTTCCGCTCCACCTCCCCGACCCCTGCAGGACGCAACCATCAACACCACCCAGAACCCCAAAACCCTCATCAAATCGCATCATACAGACGCCgtcaacccaaaatccctcatcCAACCCAAGGAAAAACAGCGAGCAGATCTGCGATCCGCGGGTCCCGCCCGCTTACCATTCGCAACGGCTACCACGGGGGCGGCGCCGGCGTCCATCTCCCGTCCCCTGTTTTGATTTTCGTTAAGAAGTTTTTACGCGAGCCTATCGGCCcgcggaagaagaagaagagaggagatttGCTTGAGGTGTGGGTGGCGTGGATTCACGCGTTTAGGCGCCCTCGACGGCGAGGCGGGAGC
This genomic interval carries:
- the LOC133885876 gene encoding uncharacterized protein LOC133885876 codes for the protein MRGSEMLTAARGAGAAPSTPSSAADLAGAGGPGAIGGGGNFPLAVALLAFAVANVINLLSIWLKEKRWDARKFLSSAGVMSSLSATVGSLAVAVGQQEGAHSSAFALALVFAAVVMYDASGVRWHTGRQAALLNQIVCDFPPEHPIISTFRPLREPLGNSPLQVFAGALVGCAVAYFMGRSV
- the LOC133885194 gene encoding phosphoethanolamine N-methyltransferase 1-like → MDAGAAPVVAVANGVGEVERKVQKSYWEEHSKDLTVDAMMLDSRATDLDKEERPEVLSLLPSYKGKSVLELGAGIGRFTGELAKEAEHVLALDFIENVIKKNESINGHNKNITFMCADVTSPDLKIENNSIDLIFSNWLLMYLSDEEVEKLVGKMVKWLKVGGHIFFRESCFHQSGDNKRKVNPTHYREPRFYTKVFKECHSYDQDGDSFELSPVTCKCIRAYVKNKKNQNQLCWLWEKVKSTEDRGFQRFLDNVQYKTSGILRYERIFGEGFVSTGGIETTNEFVGRLNLKPGQKVLDVGCGIGGGDFYMAENYDAHVLGIDLSINMVSFAIERAIGRKCSVEFEVADCTTKDYPEDSFDVIYSRDTILHIQDKPALFRRFFKWLKPGGKVLISDYCKNPGKPSEEFAAYIKQRGYDLHDVKAYGQMLENAGFHDVIAEDRTEQFLSVLRRELAEFEKNKDAFSADFTQEDYDDIVNGWNAKLKRSSVGEQRWGLFIATK